In Lolium rigidum isolate FL_2022 chromosome 7, APGP_CSIRO_Lrig_0.1, whole genome shotgun sequence, the DNA window ATAGAGGTAACTGAAAGATAGAAGATTGAGGATGCACATGCTATCAGGGTTATAGTATCGCTGAAAAATGTTAGTTGTCCGCAACAAGGGTTTACATTACTATGCTAGACAGTGTTCAGAATGTATTTATAGTTTGCAGCAGGTATAACATTCCAGCTGGCTGTTCAGATGTGTGGTCCTGGATCGTTTTTGCCGCTACTATGGCATCAAATGTTGAATTTAGTACTTAATTGGACAAAAACCTATGTATGCTTCTGATGTTGTTTCAAGCAAGAATTACTGTGTTTTTTGGCATGTGAGATTTTACATTTGTTtctgaagcaacgagatggaaaaTATTTAgcctttgtctttttttttttgagaatacgcCTTTGTCTAGAATATGGTATCGCAAAAACTAATACTCATAGCCTAAAATATATCCGTAACACTTGTAGAAACATTAAAGTGTCAATAATGCTTATTCTTACCAGTCTTTATGTCGCTGAGATGCCAATATTGTATCTTAGTCAAACTTCATATGCTACCAATGTCATATTATCCATATGCTCATTATTGATTAATTTTTGCGTTCTGTAAAGGTGCCAACAGTGCTTTCTCATGGAACTTTAGACGCTTGCTCAGTTCAAATGAAAAACATCTGCCTGCACTGTCTGACCCAGATATTGAGTCTGCTCTTAAGGATTTGATGGCTGCTAGCTGGAATCAACTTCCACATTCTCTTGCAGAGGAAGCAAAGAAAGCAGTATCCAAAGCTACTGATGATGTGGCGGGTCAAGAGGCTTTGAGAAATGTATTCTGTGCAGCTGAGGCTTGCGAAGAATTTGGTGGAGTTTTAGTTACCCTAAGAATGGCTCTTGATGATCTTTGTGGGCTAACAGGCGAGGTTGGTACCTAATTGTCTCTATCGTCTTGTTCATGTTGTCTGTGCTGAGTTTGAACTCTTACCAAGCCTAATTTTTGCAGAACGTGGGACCCTTGCCTGGTTATGTAGAAGATGCTGTGAAATCCACATATAGTCGATACATGAAATATCTAGAATCCTTTGGCCCCGATGAACATTATCTACGAAAGAAAGTGGAGACTGAATTG includes these proteins:
- the LOC124676009 gene encoding succinate dehydrogenase subunit 5, mitochondrial-like: MAAALRSSSAATVRRALHISQAALSALPSASRPAAVAPFSRSIPIISGANSAFSWNFRRLLSSNEKHLPALSDPDIESALKDLMAASWNQLPHSLAEEAKKAVSKATDDVAGQEALRNVFCAAEACEEFGGVLVTLRMALDDLCGLTGENVGPLPGYVEDAVKSTYSRYMKYLESFGPDEHYLRKKVETELGTKMIHLKMRCSGIGSEWGKVTLIGTSGISGSYVELRA